In Mustela nigripes isolate SB6536 chromosome 9, MUSNIG.SB6536, whole genome shotgun sequence, the sequence AAGCCCGGCAGACAACAGGAGGGCTGCGGAGTTCACGGCAGGAGTGAGTCTGATCCGGAGCGCCCTCCTCCCAGACTGGCaccatctctccctgcctccgAGGCCGTGGCCTCCGCCTCCATCCCACACAACCCTGCGCACTTGGCACCCCCGTCACACCCTCATGCTTGGACGCGAGCACCAACCGCCGGCGTGGGTGACTCGTCAGGGCGGGCCCTGGACGGGGCAGGGCGGGGCACCCCGGGAGTCTTAAAGGACTCTccaggcccccacccctgccccgctgTCGCCGGCGCCActgctgcccctgctgctgctgctcccagcCATGGCGGAGACTGCCAAGCTCCAGCTGTTTGTTAAGGTGCCCCTGGGCCGGGAGGGCGGCCTCTGGGATGAGTAtgctcgggggggggggcggggggggctctgctttctggggcaggcagagggtcTGCACCCTCTCCCTGGGAGTGGGCTCGCGTAGCTCTACAGAGACTTAGAAAGAGGGAccaggatggggggggggagcccaGTGAGCTGTCCCCAAGGGCATCCGGGCGCCAACTCCCAGCATTAGCTCCTGGACCCAGCCCAACGCTTCTGGAGAAAAAGCCCCTCCGTGGGGAGGCAACGATCAGGCCGCTGGAGGCCAGGCCCAGGTGGAGCTCGAGGTCAGTGCAGCGGGAGGGGTCTGGGCCAGCTGAGCCCCAGATGCTCACATCACAGCCCAGATCTGTGGATCCCTGTATGGGAACTGCCAGAGCCTGGCCTCCTCCCCACCGTCGGGGTAGGGGACAGTCCTACCGGCCTGCAGCCAGTGTCCAGTTTGGCAGGTGAATCACTCAGAAAACAGCTCACTcggcccaccccacccctgtgaCCCGCCTGCAGGGCCCGAGCCCCAGGTGCTGAAGATAAGGGTGGAGGGGCCGAGCTCCAGAGCTTGGGTCCCACCCCCGGGTCCCCGTGCCCCTTGCCACCTCCCAGGGACCCAGTCAAGGGCTCTCAGCCGCCACTTGTCCGGGCTGTGCCCGGCCAAGCTGGAGCCTCGGACCGTTTCAGGCTCTTGACGGTGGGAGGCAGTGCCCTCTCCGGCGCAGTTCTTAGGTCggctctctgccctgctcctctACTGCCCGCACCCCAGGCCAGCGAGGACGGGGAGAGTGTGGGACCCTGCCCTTCTTGCCAGCGGCTCTTCATGCTCCTGCTTCTCAAGGGCGTGCCCTTCACCCTGACCACCGTGGACACTCGCAGGTGAGCCCCCGCCTCCACCGGGGCcgctccctggtctctggccctcCTGACCACCCGCTTCTCCCGCTGCCTCATGCCCATAGGTCCCTGGATGTGCTTAAGGACTTTGCCCCTGGCTCGCAGCTGCCCATCCTTCTCTACGACGGCGACGCCAAGACAGACACACTGCAGATCGAGGAGTTTCTGGAGGAGACGTTGGGGCCCCCTGAGTGAGGGCTCTGGGCCTTGAGGGGGGGTATGGGGCCCCCCAAGGAGGAGCCCAGGAAGAGCGCTGCGGGTCTCGCGGGGAAGGGGGTATAGCCCGAGGGTCTGACCAGAGGTCCCCTACTTCCCCACAGATTCCCCAGCCTGGCGCCCCGCTACGGGGCGTCCTCCACGGCCGGCAACGACGTCTTTCACAGGTTCTCGGCCTTCATCAAGAACCCGGTGCCCACGCAGGACGATGGTGAGGCGGCTCTGGAGGCCCGGCGACGGTGGGGGGAGTTGGCCCAGACCCGGGTCTCactgtgccccacccccccagccctgtACCAGATGCTGTTGCGAGCGCTCACCAGGCTGGACGGCTACCTGCGCACGCCCCTGGGGCACGAGCGCGCGCAGGAACCGCAGCTCCGCGAGTCGCGCCGCCGCTTCCTGGACGGCGACGAGCTCACGCTGGCTGACTGCAGCCTGCTGCCCAAGCTGCACATCGTGGACGTGAGTGGccgcgcggggcgcggggcgcggggcgcggggcgcgcgcTCCACAAGGCCCCGACCTCGTTGCGCCCCTGGCCCGCAGACGGTGTGCACGCACTTCCGCGGAGCGCCCATACCGGCCGAGCTGCGCGGCGTCCGCCGCTACCTGGACAGCGCGCGGCAAGTGAAGGAGTTCAAGTACACGTGTCCGTCCAGCGCTGAGATCCTTGCGGCCTACGGGATGGCCGTGCGCCCCCGCTAACCCCTCCCCCGCCATCTCCAGCCACCACCTGCCCCCTCTCCGACAGCCCCATAAAGGCAGCTGTGCCCCAGGGAACGTGTCCTGACCTCCGGGGGACCAGAGGGCCCTTGATTTCTGCCACCGCCAAACCCCCACCATGACCCCATAGCTCCACCTGATAGCCCAGAAGGACAGGGGCAGAGAACCCAGTGGGTGGTTCTGCCCAGCCCTCCACTCACCCTATCAGGCGTGGCGGGGGACTGGATTGGGCTCCCAAACCAGTCAGGCCAGGGTGGGGCAGCAGGATGGCCAAGGCGGGTGGGGACCAGGAGCCCAGCCTGGGCACCTAGGGGCTCCAGGCCAGTGGGTGGGGCCAGCCCACATtcctcagccctgccccagggagctgcccccccccctccacaGGGGCCAGTTTGCATGCAGTGTGGGATTCCcaaggctggtgggggagggggatctGGGATAAGTGTGGGCCTGGAGTAGTTGGCAACGGGGTTCCAGCCTTGAGGAGCCCTGCCTTGCCTTCCAGGCCCTTGGCTCCTATGCAGACcaggcaggggcagctgggtgagcCCAGAGCTAGggacccccacccctcctccaccccagggAGTGTGAAGGCTGCTGCAACAGCTTACTGCTGCCCGGCCACGTGCCAGGTCCCAGGTCCCAGGTCCCAAGGAGATCTCTGACCCCTCTCCCCCAGTCAGCCCCCAGGAGCCGGAGTGTGGCCAGTTCCTCTCTGCGAGGAAGCATTTATTCGAcggagaaggggtgtggggagcaggcgTGCCCGACCCTCCGGCAAGACGCCTCTCAGAGGCTGTCCCCACTTCACAGGCAGATGGCTGGCGGGATCGCACTCTGCTGCACCCTCAAGGGCTCTCAAAGTCTACACCACCGGCTGGTTTCTTActaggagagaagaggaagtgacACTGTGGTGTTGTgcaggggggggcggggggggtacAGCAGCACCCCCGGCACCGGAGGGAGGGACAAGTGGCCGAGTGGCTGAGTACCTCTTGAAGCCGGGGTTGATGAGGGACTCTCCTGGACACCGCCTCCTGACCCCGAGTCCAGGGCCGCCTCTCTGAGCATCTGGGTCTGAGGGAAACAGGACAGGAGGGGGGTCCTGAGTCCTGTCCAGTTCAGGGCCACAACCCTTTCTCCACACGCATCCTCTGGAGTTGGGACTCTTGTTCCGGGGAAGAACACAGCCCCAGCCAAAGTCACGGGTGACAGGCCTTACCTGGTAAGAAGAGCTGAGGCCCCACCAGACAAGGGCTCTTTCTGGGGCTGGCAGCTGTCACCTCCGCAGCTGGGGAAGAAAGCCCAGAGTGCAGGTGCGAGCGGGGGCGGGGCCCAGTGAAGACTCTGGGCACAGCCCCCCACCGTACCTGCCAGCTGCCTCGTCAAGGTGCACACTTGGTCTGCCAGCCTCAGGGTCAGCGCCTGCAACCTGGAGGCTGCCTCTGGGCCCGGCACCTTGGAGAGGGCAAAATCCAGTGCTGAGGGCCCCCCTGAAAGGGTGAGGGATGCTTGGTCCTCCTGCAGGACGAAAGTCAGAGCTCGCTGCTCGCAGGCTGCCCTAGGAAAGGAGCGGTGCTGAGTGCTGTGTCCAGACCCCCCTGCTCCACACccgcccttcctccctgcccagggGCTCACCTGAACCGGGAAGTGATATCCTCAGCCGCGCTCAGGCCAAAACGGGCTTTCTACAGGGCACAGGGGCTGGTCACCAGCTGCCCAAGACCCTGGAACCGCCCCAAAGCTGCCTGATCCAGAGCCACCCCCGGAGGCCGGGCCGATCTTGGGCCTACAGCTCCAAAGCTCAGGGAAGGGTGTCCAgacccgcctccccccaccccggggggaCCCCAGACCGCCCGCCTCCATCTCATAGGTGGTCCGCACTGCAGTCGGGGGTGCTGGGGGCTTCCGGGCCCTCCCGGGAGCCCCGCTACCCACGAGGGCCGCCAGGCTGTCCGCCGTGAAGCAGGTGCTCCATAGCTCCGCCGCGTCGGTCACACTGCGGGGGGAGCGGCTGTCAGACCGGCCGGGCCCCCGAGCTGTCCGCGCCCCCAGCGCCCCGCGCGCCGCCACTCACTAGAGGTTGAAGGCGCCGGGGCCTccgtcctctccctccccctcgcAAAAGCACACGAAGCGCGGGGGTCCGGGGCCCGGTGGCAGCGTGCAAAGAGGCGGTGACAGCGGCGGCACCATGACACCACGGCGAGCGGAGGGCCACCCACCGGCCCGCGCGCCTTCAGGCCTAGGGCGCGGCGCGGGAGCCCAGCTCCGGAACGGGGGGCGGGGCGCGAGCGGGGCCCACGGGGCCTGCGCGGGGCGGGGCTGACGGCCCTGTCCCCGCCCCGAGCCCCAGAACCGCGCggggccggtgggggggggggggggggggggccgcccGGGTttggggcgcggggcggggcctgcgAGCCTGGGGCGGGGCTCTTCGGGGCGGGGTCCCCAGGCCCGCGTGGGGGCCTCTGcccgcctccctgccccccacagctGCGCGCCCGCCGCCCTGCGGAGTCCGGGGTTCCCCGGGTTTGCGCTTCGCCCCCGGCGGTGCCAGCGGCCTCCTCCTGCGGTTCCCACCGGCCCTCGCCGTCCGCGAGATGTTTCTCACGTCGCCTTCAGATCCGCCAAGCCGCACCCCGGCCCGGTGCAAAGGGAATAAACTACGCGACCCGTCCGTCCCCCGCCTCCGCCCGGCCCCTCTCTTGTGCCCGGCGTCCTCGGCCTCGGGCACACCTTCACCCGCGGACAAGGTCTCTGGTCGCCTGGGGCTTGTGAGATCTAACGGGACGACAAATAATAAACGTGCAACTCTCGGTAGCAGTTTGAGCCGTTTGAGCTCTGACCTGGACAAGAGGGGGCCGTGCGCGCCAGGACAGGGGATCGCGGCGGAGGGAGCCCGCAGCGGGAAGGCCCGCAGCCGGCTCCGCACAGGTCTGCTCCAGGCTCTGCAAGAGGGCGAGGGTGCACCCTGGTGGCCACAGGGAGGCGGCTGGGGGCTGCTCAGGCCATACTGGTGCGTCCCCTGCAGGCCTGCAGCCCAGCCTGGCCCCGTTCTGACCTTCCCCTGGTTGACACCCTCCCGCTCCTGCTTCAAGACCTTTGCCTGGCACACCCTCCCCCAGACTCACAGGCTTCCTTCAGTCAGAGGCCTTCCCTAGTCCCTTACGTGGAGGTCCACAGCCCGCCCAGCATCTGCTGCGCTCTCTCCTGTTTTATGTACTTGTTTTCCAGACTTGTCCCCACAGACAGTCTATTCTGGTTTCCACACTGGGCCGGCGGCCTCTGAGACGGCCCCAACCATCCCTCCTGCCGTGCTCCAGCTTTCACGGATCGGCCCCTGAGTGTGGGCTGCGCTCAGTAACTTGCTTCCGGCCAGTAGAATGCTCTAGAAGTGGCGggctgtccttctccctctcggAGTTGCTCACCACGACGTGTGGCAGCTCTGGGATCAAAGGACCAAGGCCTGGCCAGGGTTCGTGAGGGAGCTGCCACGCAGACCCCTCCCAGGGGAGCCTTCCGAGGGGCAGTGTCCGCCAGTGGACAGCAGCGTCCTGAGAACTCGTGGGCCAGAGGCCCCAGAACACCAGGACCAGGTTCCCGACCCTCAGAAACTGGGGGGATGCTATATGCTTGTTTGCTTTAGGCCACTGAATTTGGGGTAATTTATATTCAGCAGTAGGCCACGAATGCATTTATCTCTCCTGTCTATTGGCCAGTTCCCCCAGAGGTCCACAGGGCAGGCCTTTCTGTCTGTTTCTCCTGCCACAGCATTGCCAGAGCTCAGACACTGCTTGGCACagaatattcagtaaatattgtgGAGGAAGGAGTGCAGAGTGGGGAGCGGCAGGAGGGTGTacgcaggggtggggtggggagtgctaCCATGGATTTCTGTGTGCAGAGCCTGTGTTGAGCACCATGAGAGGCCGCTGAGGGCTGtaggggtggaggctgggggacaggaagaagagcagagggCTGCTGAGTCCCTCTGGGCAGAGCTGATGGACACGGGGCCGGGGGctcagagagcaggggagagagctCAGGGCGAGGAAGGAGGGATCGTGGCTGAAAGCAGGTGGTGAGTGTGGAAACAGCATCCCCTGAGGCCGCTGGGCAGGGGCGCTGCTTTGCTATATGAACTGGGACAGACGTGGCGGAGGCTGCCCTGCCTCTGGCGGGGGACCATCTCCAAGGATATGAGCGTGGAGTCCCCGGCCCCGAGGACCGCTCGAAACATCAGCCCCTCCAGGCACAGTGCTTGGGGCCTGGACAATGTTTCCAGGAAGAACGGGGCAGGCTGAATGACGGCCGGTCAGGGTCAGCTTCTGTGGGGAAGGGGCCTGTGCGGTTGTGGGTAGGGGCCTTGAGATGGGAGAGTTTCCTGGCGCATGTGAATGCAGTCCCAGGTGTgctgaagagagaggcagagggaggtttCACCAACAAGAGGAGAGGCAGTGTGGTCAAGGGGCCAGAGGCCCCGCGTGACGCAGCTACCAGCCGCTGGCCGCCACCTGGAGGTAGAACAGGCAAGAAGGCTTTAGTGGGGGTGTGGCCCTGCCCGCCCTGCGATCTTGGCCCAGGGAACCTgattctggcctccagagccacGAGAAGGTAAATGTTaggttttaagccaccaagtttgtgataAGTTGTCACAGGATCCCCAGGGAACTAGTTCAAGACCAGGAGCAGGGATTCGTTGCAAAACGTGAAAAGAAAACCGAAAaatctaagtttaaaaaattacacaaatatCTGGACAACGTGCTGGATCGCAGGTCTTCAGCCCCTCAGGCCTCGTGCAGGGCTGAGTGAACTGGGTGAGGCACAGGTGGGCGGCCAAGGGACACGGCTAAGGAAGGCTCCAGCCACAGCGCCGGGGGCAGGGCAGCCAGGGCTTGGCGTCCCAGAGGCCTAAGCAGGGGCACACAGGGTGGCATCTGAACAGAAGATTCCAGCAGAGCAGAGTGAGCCGACCTGGCGGAGAGCCGGGGGGAGACGCCCCAGGCAGGAGCCACATGCATCTCGGCTCTGTGGCCCCCTCGGGGCCACCTTGTTCGAGGGACACAAGCTGGTCAGCAGggctgaaggaaggaaggtgtgTGGTGGGGTCAGAGGAGGGCCGGTCGGGGACAGCCTTCTTGGCCAGCCGGGGACTTCGGCCTTTCCTACCAGTGAGATCTGGGTCTTCTGGGCAGAGACCCGGCTGCGGGCTGCCCCCGTGCGGAGTGAGCGGGCGGTGCAGGGCAAGACTGTGAGCCCCAGGCCGGTCTGCAGGTGCCTGgccgggaggtggggggggggggacggacggacggacggacagcCCTCCTGGGATCCAGAGGCCCCGTAGGGCTGCCCCGCCCCAGAGCGGAGCCTCTCTCCGAGGAAAGGGTGTCCAGAAGGCCACGAGGGGCAGtttgcctctccccactccagaTCCTTCCCAGGAGAACTTCCCACACTACTCCCCAGGAGAGCAGGCACCCGCCTCTCCACTTCAAACCCTGGTGTTGCTGCCCTAGCGCCCTCCGCCCCTTCTTCTCCTGTCCCCATGGAAGCCAAGTGACAAGTGACCGGCCCACCGACCGGCTGATGTGTCTCCCGGAGCTCCGACAGCATCTCCCAGCGGACACCCCTTAGGTGGCCAGATGGCACCTTGTCCAAGAGTCGGGagcagaggtgggtgggtgggtgagctCACAGGTCACACATGTGGGTGGAGACTGGGTCTCTGGACCCTCCACACACTCGTCCTGACCCCCAGGGCTTCAGTTCCAGACTGGGGTCAAGCTGGGGCCGGGAGGAGACCGAGGCAGGCCCCTGCCTCAAAGCGCCCACAGAGGGGTCAGGGGCTGGCTGTAGGTCAGGGCAGCAAAGGCGGGGGCCGGGGCCAGGTGCCGGTGCAGGTGTGGAGGAGGCTGTTAGGGGCTCTCAGGCTGTGGGGGCTCTTTATGCCTGTCACATCCTACCCCAGAAGGACCCCAGTTAAGGCAGCGATTACGGCAGCGAATCTGGCAGGACAGGgttgaggttttattttaatttttgaagatgttatttatgtatttgtcagagagagagacagtgaaagcaggaacaccagcaggggcgcgggaaagggagaagcaggcttcctgtggtgCAGGGAGCCGGATTCGAGGCtccaatcccagcaccctgggatcccggcctgagccagaggcagatccttaaccagctgagcaagGGCCACACCCCAGTCCAGGGTTGGGGGTTGGCGAGTGGCAGGGAAGGCCCCGGGGCGTCCCTGTGGGTCTGTGTCTGCGTCAACTTTCCTCGCAGCGGAGCCCAAGCTCCCCCTGGGGCTAAGGGCCGGCCCACGCCAGCTGAGCAGggcgtcccccccccccgcccccggtcaGAACCCCGTGGAAGAAATGCACAGCCGTGGGCTTCAGGAGATGATTTATTGTGCCGGGGAAGGGATAGCGGAGAGAAGTGGTGTGCGCTCTCTGGGGGAGGCCTAGCGTGCAGAGCGTGGGCCCCCACGTGGGTGCTCCCGGGCCAGGTCCTTCCTTGCAAACAAGACAGCAGGCGGAGCTGGGTGAGCACCATCTTCTTGCCTCCTGCCTGGGCCCAGGCCGAGGGCCCccactctgttcctccccactgcTGCTTGCTGTCCCCCTTTGATTCCAAGGCACGGTCCCCACCTTGTTCCCAGGATGAGGACCCCCACTGTGCAGCTTTTGGCCAGGAGGGACCCTGGGGCATGGGGCACGGGGCACTGCACGGTCTGGGGAGGGGTGTCCAGGCCTGGCCCTGGGTACTCACCTAGGAGAAGGCGCCAGCACACTGGTCTGTGGGAGAGAGTGGGGCCTGAGGAACCAGCCAGGGCCCCTGCCCCGGTGGGGGGGGAGACCCCCAACCCTCCCTGAATAACCAAGCCTTGCAGCCTGTGCACGAGCACCGAGCACCGTCTGGAGGGCACCATctggcccgccccccccccccccccccgttggaGTCTGGGGTCTCCCGCAGCCCTGAGCCGGCCTGGGCCTGGGGACGGCTCTCACCTGATGAGGGCAGCAGGGCACCCTGGCTGGGGTTCAGGCCAACTTGGGGCGCCAGCTGCTGCATCTTCTGGGCGCCCTCAGGAAACAGCTCCGGGGCGCGGGCTGAGGGCGGGGAGAATGCGTGAGCAGAGGGgtcaggcgggggtgggggctggtctggaggaggatgggggggctgggaggaggggctgggtggggaggggtccgGAGCCCTCTACCACAGACACAAGGGTCCCAAGGAGACATTGGAGGACAGCGGGTCCCCCTGCGTGAAGTTGGAACTTGCGGCAACGTGGACAGCAGTCCCAACCAGCCTTGGGTGCAGGGCTCCTAGAGGAGAGGCCTGTGCCTGGGGACCAGTGGGGGCGCAGGGGTGCTGGGAGCACCTCCGGGCTGGGCTGCCCACCGTAGAGCTGCAGCCAGACGCTCCTGACGCCCTCCTTCTGCGCCTCCACGTACAGCACTGCGAAATGCTTGTAGTCGGTGGACACCACGCGGATGTCCGTCTGCGCCAAGGCTGGAGGGCAAGAGCCGGCTGAGCCTGCTGCCTGAGGGGGGGTGtttcccacccccacacccccacggCCTGGCCCCGAGCCCTCCTGGGGCCCCCCACCCCACGGCCTGGCCCCGAGCCCTCCGGGCCTCACCGCCCGCTCACCCCGCACGGGGGCACGTGCTCTCACCAGTGTCGCTGAACTGCCCATCCACAGCACCCTTAGTGAAGGTCGTGTCCACCTTCTGGCACCCGCCATCAGGCCTAGGGTGGGGAGGAACCACGGCGTCTGAGCGTCCTGAAGACACTCCCCAAAGGCATGGCAAAGCCACACCTTGGGCACTGCTGATCACGCAGGGTCAGCCGCAGCTCAGGCCGCCTGGCGCCCCGAGGCCCCCCTCACCCTGTGCTCAGAGGTGAGAGACTCACCCAGGGGCTGGGGACCGGACAGACAGCCAGGAGACGTGGGGTCTCCCCAGCAGACTCCCACATGCAGACACAGGGACAGGACTCCTCTGGGGCTGGGACACGGGCACAGAAATCTGAGCCCGCTGCCTGACTGCGCGGGGGGCCTGGGT encodes:
- the CLIC3 gene encoding chloride intracellular channel protein 3, translating into MAETAKLQLFVKASEDGESVGPCPSCQRLFMLLLLKGVPFTLTTVDTRRSLDVLKDFAPGSQLPILLYDGDAKTDTLQIEEFLEETLGPPEFPSLAPRYGASSTAGNDVFHRFSAFIKNPVPTQDDALYQMLLRALTRLDGYLRTPLGHERAQEPQLRESRRRFLDGDELTLADCSLLPKLHIVDTVCTHFRGAPIPAELRGVRRYLDSARQVKEFKYTCPSSAEILAAYGMAVRPR
- the PAXX gene encoding protein PAXX, with the translated sequence MVPPLSPPLCTLPPGPGPPRFVCFCEGEGEDGGPGAFNLYVTDAAELWSTCFTADSLAALKARFGLSAAEDITSRFRAACEQRALTFVLQEDQASLTLSGGPSALDFALSKVPGPEAASRLQALTLRLADQVCTLTRQLAAAEVTAASPRKSPCLVGPQLFLPDPDAQRGGPGLGVRRRCPGESLINPGFKSKKPAGGVDFESP
- the LCNL1 gene encoding lipocalin-like 1 protein, translating into MLHLLVAGWVFALLGVSPGQAEVPIQPNFDASQFQGTWYVVGVASDDQGFLDTKDNLKMPVVLVTPLANGDLALKFGYSTPDGGCQKVDTTFTKGAVDGQFSDTALAQTDIRVVSTDYKHFAVLYVEAQKEGVRSVWLQLYARAPELFPEGAQKMQQLAPQVGLNPSQGALLPSSDQCAGAFS